A region of the Bacillota bacterium genome:
TATTAACCATACCTATATTCTACCCGGTAGCTGTAAATGTTCTAGGTTACGATCCCATATGGTTTGGAGTGATAATTGTACTTGTGGTAGCTATGGGAGTAATAACCCCCCCGGTAGGTATGAACGTGTTTATAATTAAAGGAGTAGCCCCTGACATTCCAACCGAAACCATTTTCAAGGGAATATGGCCGTTCCTTATAGCGCTTTTTGTTTGCATGGGACTTTTAATAGCATTCCCACGGATAGTGACCTTTTTACCTAACTTGCTAATGTGATATACTATAAAGAATCCAGTATTTTCACCTTTTGATATAATTCATTCAAATTCCAGGAATCCCATGGCCTCCCAACACTTTTTGCTTATAGTATTGCTTATTGGAAGGCCTTTATCTTTCTGGAACTTTTGAACTGCATATTTCAGGTCATCATTATAAATACCTGAAACCCATCCTTTAAAATAACCAAGCTCCTTAAGTCTCTTCTGTATGGCCATTACATCAGCCCCCCTATCTCCAGGTTCAATAGTTCTGAAACCTGTACCAAATGGACCAAAAGGCCCATTTACTATAATAACAGGAGTACCGTGGGGAACTATATTATACAGTTCTCTTACATCCTTGTTATACAGGCGTATGCATCCATGACTTGCTGCATAACCTATTGAGCCTGGAATTGTAGTACCGTGGATACCGTATTTACCCCAGGGTACGTTTAACCCCATCCACCTTCCTCCAAAGCCTTCTCCCCAAGTGTCTTTGGTTATAATTTTCCAGTACCCGATTGGAGACGGGTAACCCGGTTTTCCTGTTGCTATTGGGTATTTTTTTATGCATTCCCCATCTTCCAGAAGGTAAAGGGTTTTATCCTCTATTTCAATAAAGATAACATATTCAGGCTTTTTAGCAGTACTGATTACAGAATTATACCATTTTTTCTCATAATTGTAATCTATTATTATTTGAATAATACTCAATGTAACAAGCACAAATAATAATATCCATATCACCTTTTTTCTTACCACAACAAAAAACACCTCCACATGCTACATTTTATTCATATGTGAAGGTATAAAGATATAGAATTGATTTTATCATTTATTGTTTTTTGGCAGTAGAAGTAAATAGGAAATAAAAATACATTACTATATTCCATATTAATTTTATTACAAATATTTACTTTTGTTAATAATTATGTTATAAAATGATTATGTTATAATAAGTATTGTAATATATGAGAAAAGGATAGTCGTGATTCATATGAAAAGGATATGTACTCTTATTATTTTTTTACTAATTCTATTGTTGCCTGCGTCCGTTTATGCGAATGGCGCTCCAAGTAAGTTGTCGCCGAAGCAATATGGGGTAATAGTTCCTTACCATGAATCAAATATTAATATATTAGGTGAAAACCTATATTTTAAAAACATAAGAAAAAAATTATTCGGGCGGAGTATATTTATGGACGTCTGCGTTGAATATAAAATTATTAATACTTCAGAAAATGCCATGAATGTAAAAATTGCTTTCCCCTGCGACGAAGTCAGTATTAGGGGTTACGCCAAAAGACTTGCCATAACCCAGGACAATATGGTTATCGATTATACTTATACAAGCGAAATTGATTACTATGAAGTTTTTAATGTTGACAGGGAGAAGTTTCACCATTTTTTATATAATGATAAAAAAGTGGATTTTTATGGTTACAGAAACCCCGTTCTTATATTATTCGATATATCGCTGGAAAGCAACAAAACATCAACGTTGAAGCTGGAATACGAACAATACAGCGGTTTTGACCGCAACACGCAATTTTTTGCATATTACTTGCAGCCTGCAAAGTATTGGAATGATTTTAAGAATTTGAGCATATACATCGAGCTTCCGGAAAACTATAGCTTTTATTCGAACTTTAACTTTGAAATCAAGGAGCCAAATAAATTCAATAAGTTGTATTACACACATTTTAACGAGCTTCCTGAAGATGACTTTTATTTTATAACCGAACGCACCCATATAAGCAAAAAAGTAATTATATCCCTTGTAATAGCTGCTATAATAGCTGTAGTTATTGCCATAACACTAATAATAATTATTAAATTCACCCGTAATGTGTCTTCTAAAAAGCATAAAAAACCTGATGCCTTGTAATCCCCTTTTCGCTGAAATGTATTCTTCTGATGAAGAAGCAGGAGTTGTCTGTCACTGTGCTGTGTAAAGTTGGTGATTTGAGGGCATTGTATGTGTTGGAAGTTCAATTCTTCTCCCGGTCTTCTACCGGATGAGAAAAATCGTATTCTGCTCCCACGGCAGATTTTCAAACTTAAGATTACAGATATCGGATGCTCTAAGCCCAAGTCTGGCTGCCATATGTAATTAGCATTATTACTCAAGCCTTATCTCAAACCTGTCAAAATTTACTTTTTCGGCAAACTGGTCGTTAGAGAAAAATGTCCTCTGGAAAGCAGCAAATTCATGAGTGTTCTTTTTCATCCAAATTGGTACAGGTATGTCTAGTTCTTTACAAAGCCCTATAAGACATTCTTCAAGCATATCCGTGTACGACATTGAGTTGTCATTCTTCTCAAAGAACGCCTTTTTCGCTATTTTTGTGCCTTTTATCAGCTTTCCGGCAAGTTTCAATTCTTATCCCCCTTTTTTTGGGCTTAGCTTTTATACTATTATACTGTAATTGCTATTAGCTTTCATCCTTTATTAGTAACTATTATTAGCTTCTATCCTTTATTAATTTATACTCAATAGAATCTACCAATGCTTTCCAACTTGCATCAATTATGTCGGTAGATACCCCTATAGTAGTCCATACATCCTTTCCATCGGTAGACTCTATTAACACCCTTACTTTTGCAGCAGTAGCGGATTCGGAATCCAATACCCTGACCTTGTAATCAGTTAATTTCATTTCTCTTATTTCAGGGTAAAATCTCTCAAGAGCCTTCCTAAGGGCATTATCCAAAGCATTTACAGGTCCGCATCCTTCTGCCGCAGTAATTTCTATCTGTTCCCCAACCCTTATTTTTACCATAGCCGATGAATTAACACTATCGACTGAAGGTTCATTTACAATAACTTTAAACTTGTTAAGATTGAAAAAAGGTTTGTATTTGCCTAACATTTTTCTTATTACAATTTCAAATGAAGTTTCTGCACCCTCGTATTGGTAGCCTTCATGTTCAAGCTCTTTTAACTTATCGATTATAGCTTTTGCCTCCGGTGAGTCCTTTGTTATTGACGAATCCACTTCGTTAATCTTTTTCAAAACAGTACTTCTACCTGCAACTTCCGACATCAGTATCCTACGCTTATTACCCACTAGTTCAGGGTCAATGTGTTCAAAAGAAATTGGATTTTTAAATACTGCATCTATATGCATGCCGCCTTTATGAGCAAAAGCACTCCCTCCTACATAAGGTGCCCTTTCATCATGTATAACATTTGCAATTTCGCTTACAAACCTTGCAACGGAAGTAAGTCCCTTTAATTTTTCTTTTGGTATACACTCATAGTCAGCTTTTATCTGTAAATTAGGAATAATTGTGCAAAGATTTGCATTACCGCATCTTTCCCCAAAACCGTTTATAGTTCCCTGTACCTGGGAAGCGCCTGCTTGCACTGCAACAATTGAATTTGCTACAGCCATTCCGTTATCATTGTGACAGTGTATCCCTATCGGTACTTTTATTTCTTCAACTATTTTCAACGTAATATTAGATATGTCATTTGGAAAAGTCCCACCGTTTGTGTCACATAAGCAAATACTTGCTGCCCCTGCATTATAGGCAGCCTTAAGAGTTTGCATAGCATATTC
Encoded here:
- a CDS encoding L,D-transpeptidase family protein, producing the protein MVRKKVIWILLFVLVTLSIIQIIIDYNYEKKWYNSVISTAKKPEYVIFIEIEDKTLYLLEDGECIKKYPIATGKPGYPSPIGYWKIITKDTWGEGFGGRWMGLNVPWGKYGIHGTTIPGSIGYAASHGCIRLYNKDVRELYNIVPHGTPVIIVNGPFGPFGTGFRTIEPGDRGADVMAIQKRLKELGYFKGWVSGIYNDDLKYAVQKFQKDKGLPISNTISKKCWEAMGFLEFE
- a CDS encoding citramalate synthase, which produces MRKIMIYDTTLRDGAQAQGISFTVDDKLKIAKVVDSLGVSYIEAGNPGSNPKDLDFFQKVKKIDLKHAKIVAFGSTRRVNTPVDEDVNVRSLLAADTPAVAIFGKSWDFHVGTVLKTTLEENLKMIYDTIKFFTKLGKEVIFDAEHFFDGYKANPEYAMQTLKAAYNAGAASICLCDTNGGTFPNDISNITLKIVEEIKVPIGIHCHNDNGMAVANSIVAVQAGASQVQGTINGFGERCGNANLCTIIPNLQIKADYECIPKEKLKGLTSVARFVSEIANVIHDERAPYVGGSAFAHKGGMHIDAVFKNPISFEHIDPELVGNKRRILMSEVAGRSTVLKKINEVDSSITKDSPEAKAIIDKLKELEHEGYQYEGAETSFEIVIRKMLGKYKPFFNLNKFKVIVNEPSVDSVNSSAMVKIRVGEQIEITAAEGCGPVNALDNALRKALERFYPEIREMKLTDYKVRVLDSESATAAKVRVLIESTDGKDVWTTIGVSTDIIDASWKALVDSIEYKLIKDRS